In one Oryza glaberrima chromosome 2, OglaRS2, whole genome shotgun sequence genomic region, the following are encoded:
- the LOC127761601 gene encoding flowering-promoting factor 1-like protein 3: MAGVWVFKDGIVRRVENPGSEESSSAGDGGRGGRRKVLVHVPSGEVVASYEVLERRLRELGWERYLTDPCLLQFHQRSTVHLISVPRDFSKFKLVHMYDIVVKTRNVFEVRDAAAPAVSPAT; encoded by the coding sequence ATGGCGGGCGTGTGGGTGTTCAAGGACGGCATCGTGCGGCGCGTGGAGAACCCCGGCAGCGAGGAATCGTCGTCGGCCGGGGACGGCGGCAGAGGCGGGCGGCGGAAGGTGCTGGTGCACGTGCCGAgcggggaggtggtggcgtCATACGAGGTgctggagcggcggctgcgggagcTCGGGTGGGAGAGGTACCTCACCGACCCGTGCCTCCTGCAGTTCCACCAGCGCTCCACCGTGCACCTCATCTCTGTCCCCCGCGACTTCTCCAAGTTCAAGCTCGTCCACATGTACGACATCGTCGTCAAGACCCGCAACGTCTTCGAGGTCCgtgacgccgccgcccctgccgtCTCACCGGCGACCTAG